The Geobacillus genomosp. 3 genome segment GAAAACTTGATCGCTACGCTCGAGGAAACGCTAAAAATCCAGGCGGAAGGCCGCTTGAAACGGCAACAGGCCGAACGGGAACTAGCAGCCATGGAAGCGGAACTGAAACAGACGCTTCTGTCCTTGAAGCGGCCGGAGCGGTAGGAGCGGGGATAGATGCCGTTCCTTTTGTCAACGAGGGAAGGGACAAGCGAAAAGGGTGCCTTGCCATCGCAAGGACACCCTTTTCTACATTTTGCCTTACCGCTTTCGTCCTGCTGCAGCATCCGGTTGGGGTTTTGGACAGGCCGCTTTCTGGCTTATAAAACTGGGGGATTGGGTGGTTCTTGGTTTTGCCGGTCTTCGCCCGCCCGTTCATCTTCGCGGCTATCGGGGTGGGCGGTGCGGACGTCAAACTCTTCCGCCGCTTCGGTCTGCCACTGGCGGCCGATCAGCGGCGCCCCTTCCTCCCCATGTTGGCCGACGACAAAACGCAGCACGTAGCCGTGGAACAACAGCTCCCCTAACGCAGCAAGCAAAGCGGAGAAAAAGGCCGCGCTGACGATGGCGCCTCCGGCAACGTCGTAAAACGCGCCAATGCCGATCCAAGTGGCGACAAACACGAAGCCGAAGTCAGCGATCGTCGCCGAGACGTTGCCGAGACGCGGCAAGACGTACAAATCGCCGAGCGCGTAGGCGATAAGTGTCACCCAAAGGCTGAACCATAATAGTTCCGCGGATGAAATGCGCAAAAACAGTGGCAAAATGGCAAACATCACGGTAGTCGTCAGCAAATATTTCAGCGCCAATGCGAGCAAATGTCTCATTTTTGCGCCGCCATCCTTATTCCGCGGGATAGTTCGGGCCCTCTAGTTTTTTATCTCCGTATCCCGGTTGCTTTTCCATATTTTTTGCCGGTTGTTGTTTTTTTTGTTTCTGTTCCAAACTGTCGTTTTGTTTTGGCTGTCTCACTGGCCATCATCCTCTCTAGTTAGTGTGTATCGTTAGTTTGCCGTATTTGTCCTGATGTATGCATGCATTTATCCATAAACTTCCTCTTTTTATTTTTCATCCCTGTTTCACATTATAAATGAACGATGTTAACAGGGAGGAAAGCGAATGACAGAGAACAAACAATCGCTTGAGGTGGCCGGGCGCCAGTATGATCCGTCTGATTACAAGTCAGCCACGGCTCTCGGTGCGGGGTTGGCCGAGACGCATGAACAAGTAAGCGATGTGTATGCGGAAGGGACAATTGAGGCGGCGGTCGATCAAGAAAACGCGCCGGATCTCCCGCTGTCCCGGCCGGAGTAAACAACAAAGCGCCAAGGATTCGCTCCTTGGCGTTTTGACTGATGGCCAAGGCTGTCCATCGGTGAGAAATGAAAGGGGAAAAGGAAAGAAAAACAGTTCGTACTTTCGGATTTCGCCGTCTATACTAGTAATGCGCACGGCGATTCACATAAGGGGGATGATCATCGTGAGATGGCAGCGGGCTTTATTGGCGTTGCTCAAAGAGCGGAAAGATCACTCAATCGCATTGGCGATTGACACGTCGAACCGCCCGGCGCGGCCTGTGCTCATTCAAAACATCGTCAAGCTGTTTGAGAAATTGCGTCCGGACACGCTGCTTGTGCAGGCGGATTTCAAAATTCGCGATGTCTCGCCGGTCGGCGTAGCTACGATCAAGTATTTCAAACATGGGAAATCGTCGTACACCGAAGTGCTCGAATGGGCCGCTGCGCAAAAAATCGATACATTGTTTTACATCACCGATGTGACGGGCTATTTTTACGAAGAGCTACAAGTCGACTATGAAGTGTTCTGGCTTGTGCCGGACGATTACATGCCGCGCGTGCCGTTTGGCAAGCCGATTCGCGTTGCTTAAAGCTGTGCGGAACACCCTTCGTAATGAAGGGTGTTTTTTATTTGTGTAAGGAATTTTAACAAAGTTTTTGTGAGTGAAACCGGTTTCTATAAAAAACAGGCGTTGATTTTAGGTTTATTATGTTATATATTATAACACATAAAGTGATGATGAATGACGGATAGGGGGAGATGAGGTATGGGTGAAAAAACGTTGATGCTTGGGCTTGATGCTCTATGGGTCATGCTCTCGGCGGTACTCGTCATCGGCATGCAGGTAGGGTTCGCCTTGCTTGAGGCGGGATCGACGCGTATGAAAAACTCTGGGCATGTAGCTGGCAAACAAATATTGAGTTTTGCCATCGCCTCGTTGGCGTTTTGGGCGTTCGGTTTTGCCATTACGTTTGGTGCTGGGAACGGTTTGATCGGGACAGATGGTTGGTTTTTACGAGAGGGAGAAGGAACGTTTGATTCGTTGTCGTGGGCCAATGTGCCACTTGAGCTGAAATTTTTGTTTCAACTCGGGTTTGCCGGTGTGTCGCTCGCCATTGCCTGGGGCGGCTTCGCTGAGCGGGCGAAACTATCGGTTTATTTCCTTTTCGGGGCGATTTTCACCATTGCTATTTACCCGGTGATCGGCCATTGGGTATGGGGCGGCGGGTGGCTCGGGCAACTTGGAATGCAAGATTTTGCCGGCTCGACGGTTGTCCATTTGCAAGGGGCGATTGCGGCGCTCATGGCCACGATGTTACTCGGTCCGCGCATTGGCAAGTTTAATAAAGACAAAACGCCAAACGTTATTCCGGGACATAACCAAGTGTACACGGTCATCGGCGGGTTGATTTTATGGATTGGCTGGTTCGGATTTAATGCTGGAAGCACGATGGCAGTTGGCGATGGGTTTTTTGGCTATGTCGCCTTGACGACGAATTTGGCTGCTGCGGCAGGGGCGGTTGCAGCGATTGTTACAGCAAAAATGTTAGTCGGTAAAGCGGACATTCCGGCGATGGTCAACGGCGTGCTGGCCGCGCTTGTCGCCATTACGGCCGCGTGCGCGTTCGTCGAACCGTGGGCGGCGGTTATCATCGGAGCGGCAGCCGGGTCGTTGACGTTCTGGACATCCATCTATTTTGAACGAAAAGGAATTGATGATCCAATTTACGCCTTTTCCGTCCATGGCATTGCGGGTGTGATCGGCACCATTTCAACCGGGTTTTTCGCTTCGCCGCGGTTGGTTGAGATCACAGGCATCGGCAAAGCCGGGTTGTTTTATGGCGGCGGCTTTGACCAGCTGATTGTTCAGACAGTCGGTGTGCTTGGTGCTGCGGTGTATGTGGCTGTAGTTTCGTTCGTCATCTTATATGCCATGAAGAAAACGATCGGATTGCGCGTCACTGCGGAGCAAGAAATTTCCGGGCTCGATATTAGTGAGCACGGCTCTTACGGTTATCCGGAACAGCTTGACCCGGCGTACCAGCCGAATGCAGCGGTGCGGCAGTAAGAGGGCGGCGATAGGGGGCGGCTTATATCGAGGGAGCGCATCGAATATGCCGCCCTGTTCACCGTCATTTTCCGTTTGTTTTGAGTGGACGGGAGATAACTCGGTTTCATCAATTAGAAGAGGATGCGGGATTATGGAATTATTATTCGCAAAGGTAATGGATCACTTAAAAAAGGCCGAATCGGTCATCGACCTTCGCTTCGGTCATGATGAACTGGCGCATGAATGGCGGCGCCACTTGGCGTTGGAACGCATCGGGCAGCTGGCCGAAGAAATGGCTTGTGTGCATGAGGTGATGCTCCACCGCGTCTTTTTCCTCGCCGAACGGGAGGCGGTCAACATGTCGGTCGGCCGCCGTCCGTCCGCCTGGTGTTGGTACGTGATGGGAAGCATCGGCCGGCGTGAGCCGACGGTTTGGACCGATCAAGATCATGGCATTTTGTTTGACTGTGCCAAGGGAGAGGAAGCGGCTTGTTATGAGTTCGTCCGTCACATGGCGGCGATTGGGACGAAGATGCTGTATGAGGCCGGGTATCCGTACTGTTCCGGCTATGTGATGCCAACCAACAAGCGGTGGGCGCAGTCGTTGACCGATTGGGAACGGCAGCTGTCGTCCTATGTAGACGGCGGATGGCCGAGCGATGTGCGTTTTTTGTTCATCGCAATGGATATGAGATCGTTTTACGGCGACGCGAAACTGGCTGAGGCGGCAAGAAGGGCGCTGTTTGCAGCAATAGCCGACCGGCCGCCCTTATTGGCGCGCATGGGCGAGCACGTTTCATTTCCTCCGGTTCCGCTCGGTTGGTTCGGGAACGTGCAAACAGAGCGTTGGGGGCCGCATAGCGGAGCAATTCATATGAAGCAAAGTGGTTATGTGCAAATCACGAACGCTTTAAAGTGGCTCGCCTGCCTGATGCGCGTGCCGGCGGCCACGACGGCCGAGCGGCGGCGCGCACTCGCTGAAGCCGGACGGTTGCCGGCGGCGCTCGCCGCCGATATAGCGAAAGCACTCGATGTTTACTACTATGTTCGCTTAAAGTACGGCACGGAGGCGGAAGATGGGCGGGAATATATTTTATGGCGGGCGCTTGAGCGGGAGGAGCAAAAGCAGTTGAAGCAGGCGATGCGCACCGCGAAGCGGCTGCAGCGCTTTGTCGCCCGGCGGGTGGCCAGCATTCATGAATGAGCGGCACCGTTTTTGGCAGCGGGCGCTCCGCCTCTTGTCGCTCGGCATCCCGCGCGAGGCGTCATCCGCCTTTTTAGGCAATGAACCTTCGTGGCAGCAAGAACATTGGCTACGCTCGCTGCAAAAGGAAAAACAAAATGTCATCGACTGGGACGGTCGGTTGGCTGACATTCCATTTGTCATCGTCGATATGGAAACGACCGGTTTTTCGCCTCAGCAAGGCGACGAGATTTTGGCCATAGCGGCGGCGAAAACCGTCAATGGCCGGGTGATCGATACGTATGCGACCCTCGTCAGGCCGGAACAGCCGATTCCGACATCCATTTCCGCTTTAACAGGCATTACGGAAGACGATGTTGCCCCCGCTCCGCCGCTTGCGGAGGCGCTGCGCACATTTGTCCCTTTTATCGCCGCCGGTGTCTTAACGGGCTATCATATCGGCCATGACTTGGCGTTTTTGCGTCATGCCCTTTGGCGCCATTACCGGCAAAAGTGGGCGGGGCGTTTTGTCGATATGCAGCCGATTGTTCGGCTTGTCCGCCATCCATGTCCGACGCTCGATGAGGCGCTGGCGTGCTATGGCATTGAATGCGTGCGCCGCCATACCGCCGACGGCGATGTCGAAGCGATGGCGGAGCTATGGGGGATTTTGCTTAAGGAGCTTCGCGGGCGCGGCATCGATACGTTGCACGATTTGTATGCGGTGCTCAGCCGCCACTGACGCTCCTAGGCAGGATAGAGAGCTGGGAGGCTGGTGAAGGATTGGCATTGTTCGTAAAGCGATCGAGTTCGCCGGAAAGAAAAGTTGGTTTTACAAAAACTTTCCAATTTGAGAGAGGATCGTTTTGAGTTTCTTTTCGGTCAATCGCTGCCTGTTAACATTCTCTGAAAGAAGCCTCCCACTTCTAAACGAAGTGAAAGTGGGAGATGAATTTCGGTTAGACGTAGCCTGAAGTTGTCTCTTTTTTGCGCGATGATAACTAGAAAAAGCGCCAAGTTTGGCGCTTTTTCACTAGGATTAGAGCGGTTTGGTCGGCGTCGGCTCTGCGTAGCCTTCTTTGTATTTCTCATCGATCATCTGCCGGATGTCTTTGACCGATTTTCCTTGGTCGTAAGCGGCGATCGATTCGGCAGCGATTTCCAGACAGACGCCGCATTTAGTCGCATGGTCATCCCAGACGACCGCTCCGTCTTTTTTATTTTCATAGATAAAGCAATCATAGTTGTTTTTATGGCCGGCCGATTGCCCGCAACCGCAATAGCAAGGGATTTGTTCGAGCAGCTCGCGGTGTTCAGCGGCCTGCTGGTACAAGATCGCCATCTCTTCTTCAAACGCCCCTAAAAAGCTCGGCAAATGCTCCGTTGATTTTGTTGTTTCGCGAATATCACCTGTCGCTGTTTTCGTCATATTCGAATGGCTTTGTTCTTGGCTGCTGCCATCTGCGCAGCCTGACAGAAGAACGCCAACTGACAACATACATGCTGCCATCCATGCCGGACGTCTCAAATTTCTTCTTCCTTTCTTTTATTGGTCGGTTTCTAGCGTGGTTATTGACAGTTTGAATGTATCATACTTTGCCTTAGACGGCAACCATCTTGTAAGCTAGGCGCGCTGCCGTTGGGCCGAGTAGGGCTCTTTTTGGCGTTTTTTCCCTATTATGGCAAAATAGACGATAAAAACAACGAACAAAAACCATGCATCGACCATATACAGCGCCCGAAAACCGAAAGAGGCCATCAGCACGCCGGTGAGAAAGGATCCGGCGCTAATTCCGATATCAAAAATGGATAGAAAGGTGCCGAGCGAAGAAGAGCTTCGCGCAAGAGGGGCCGATTGAATCGCCATCGTCTGCAAAACAGGAAATAAATTTCCCCAGCCCATTCCAATGAGAGCGGCACTTAGCAAAAAGATTCCTGCTGTTTTGGCTATGCTTAGCAAAACAAGCCCGATGGCAAACGATGCGGTGCAAAAAGCCATGAGCGCTTTCGGACCGTGCGCATCGAACCACCTCCCGGTAAACGGGCGGGAAAGAAGCAAGATGGCGGCGTAAATGACGAAAAAGAGATTGCCGCTTTCGCCAAGTTCAAGTTCCTGGGCATAAACGGATACGAACGACAACACAGGAGCGTACGCTAACGCGAACAGCGCGCCAATGAGCGCCAACGGCAAAACGGACACTTCGACCATATGTTTTGGCGAGAGCCGGACTTGTTGGTTAGAAGGCGGCTGCTTCAGCTGCGCTGGTAACCGAATTGACAAAGAAGAAAAAAAAGCAATGGCAGCACATGCCAGTGCGGCCGCCAACATTAAAAACGCCCCTAAATGTTCTAAGGAAAAGAGCCCTAAAAACGGTCCAGCGACCATCGATAGGTTGGAAGATAAGACAAAGTAGCCCATTCCCTCCCCTTGACGCGACGGCGGGATGATATCGGCGGTGATCGCGCCGGCCACCATCGTCGCGATGCCGAATCCTAAGCCGTGCAAAAAGCGAACGGCTAACAAACTTATGAGGGTATGAGAAAACAAATATAATACTGAAGAGACGATAAAAATGACAATCGACCACTTGAGCATCGCGAGCTTCCCATAGCGTCCGACAAACGGCCCGGCGGCGAAGCGGACCACAATAGCCGCCGCCAAAAAAACAGCCGATACAAGTCCTGATAATGACTCATCGACGCGCAAGTCATGAATGGCGTAAATCGGCATCGTAACCAATAGAAAGTAATAGTTTGTAAATAGAAAAAAATTGCAAAGAAAAAGACTGATAAAGTTTTTTGACCATAATGTTTCCGACTGACTCATGAATCACGATCCTTTCTTTCGTTGAAATAATGAAAAGAAAAACAGCAGGGGAAAGCAGCTTTCCGCTGTTTCCACCTGCATTGG includes the following:
- a CDS encoding VWA-like domain-containing protein, with protein sequence MRWQRALLALLKERKDHSIALAIDTSNRPARPVLIQNIVKLFEKLRPDTLLVQADFKIRDVSPVGVATIKYFKHGKSSYTEVLEWAAAQKIDTLFYITDVTGYFYEELQVDYEVFWLVPDDYMPRVPFGKPIRVA
- a CDS encoding MFS transporter, producing the protein MSQSETLWSKNFISLFLCNFFLFTNYYFLLVTMPIYAIHDLRVDESLSGLVSAVFLAAAIVVRFAAGPFVGRYGKLAMLKWSIVIFIVSSVLYLFSHTLISLLAVRFLHGLGFGIATMVAGAITADIIPPSRQGEGMGYFVLSSNLSMVAGPFLGLFSLEHLGAFLMLAAALACAAIAFFSSLSIRLPAQLKQPPSNQQVRLSPKHMVEVSVLPLALIGALFALAYAPVLSFVSVYAQELELGESGNLFFVIYAAILLLSRPFTGRWFDAHGPKALMAFCTASFAIGLVLLSIAKTAGIFLLSAALIGMGWGNLFPVLQTMAIQSAPLARSSSSLGTFLSIFDIGISAGSFLTGVLMASFGFRALYMVDAWFLFVVFIVYFAIIGKKRQKEPYSAQRQRA
- a CDS encoding PCYCGC motif-containing (lipo)protein; translation: MAACMLSVGVLLSGCADGSSQEQSHSNMTKTATGDIRETTKSTEHLPSFLGAFEEEMAILYQQAAEHRELLEQIPCYCGCGQSAGHKNNYDCFIYENKKDGAVVWDDHATKCGVCLEIAAESIAAYDQGKSVKDIRQMIDEKYKEGYAEPTPTKPL
- a CDS encoding ammonium transporter, with the translated sequence MGEKTLMLGLDALWVMLSAVLVIGMQVGFALLEAGSTRMKNSGHVAGKQILSFAIASLAFWAFGFAITFGAGNGLIGTDGWFLREGEGTFDSLSWANVPLELKFLFQLGFAGVSLAIAWGGFAERAKLSVYFLFGAIFTIAIYPVIGHWVWGGGWLGQLGMQDFAGSTVVHLQGAIAALMATMLLGPRIGKFNKDKTPNVIPGHNQVYTVIGGLILWIGWFGFNAGSTMAVGDGFFGYVALTTNLAAAAGAVAAIVTAKMLVGKADIPAMVNGVLAALVAITAACAFVEPWAAVIIGAAAGSLTFWTSIYFERKGIDDPIYAFSVHGIAGVIGTISTGFFASPRLVEITGIGKAGLFYGGGFDQLIVQTVGVLGAAVYVAVVSFVILYAMKKTIGLRVTAEQEISGLDISEHGSYGYPEQLDPAYQPNAAVRQ
- a CDS encoding 3'-5' exonuclease; translated protein: MNERHRFWQRALRLLSLGIPREASSAFLGNEPSWQQEHWLRSLQKEKQNVIDWDGRLADIPFVIVDMETTGFSPQQGDEILAIAAAKTVNGRVIDTYATLVRPEQPIPTSISALTGITEDDVAPAPPLAEALRTFVPFIAAGVLTGYHIGHDLAFLRHALWRHYRQKWAGRFVDMQPIVRLVRHPCPTLDEALACYGIECVRRHTADGDVEAMAELWGILLKELRGRGIDTLHDLYAVLSRH
- a CDS encoding YndM family protein, which gives rise to MRHLLALALKYLLTTTVMFAILPLFLRISSAELLWFSLWVTLIAYALGDLYVLPRLGNVSATIADFGFVFVATWIGIGAFYDVAGGAIVSAAFFSALLAALGELLFHGYVLRFVVGQHGEEGAPLIGRQWQTEAAEEFDVRTAHPDSREDERAGEDRQNQEPPNPPVL
- a CDS encoding putative nucleotidyltransferase substrate binding domain-containing protein; translation: MELLFAKVMDHLKKAESVIDLRFGHDELAHEWRRHLALERIGQLAEEMACVHEVMLHRVFFLAEREAVNMSVGRRPSAWCWYVMGSIGRREPTVWTDQDHGILFDCAKGEEAACYEFVRHMAAIGTKMLYEAGYPYCSGYVMPTNKRWAQSLTDWERQLSSYVDGGWPSDVRFLFIAMDMRSFYGDAKLAEAARRALFAAIADRPPLLARMGEHVSFPPVPLGWFGNVQTERWGPHSGAIHMKQSGYVQITNALKWLACLMRVPAATTAERRRALAEAGRLPAALAADIAKALDVYYYVRLKYGTEAEDGREYILWRALEREEQKQLKQAMRTAKRLQRFVARRVASIHE
- a CDS encoding YozQ family protein, whose amino-acid sequence is MTENKQSLEVAGRQYDPSDYKSATALGAGLAETHEQVSDVYAEGTIEAAVDQENAPDLPLSRPE